A window of Sodalis praecaptivus genomic DNA:
GTAATGGTGTATTTAGAAAAACGCTTCATACGTGGTTTTGCCATAATCAGCAGGCGGGTGAGACGGCCAAAGCGTTGTTTATACACAAAAATACGCTTGAATATCGCCTGCGGCGCATTACTGAACTGACCGGGCTGAATTTGGCGAATTTTGAAGATCGTTTTCTGCTGTATGTTGCCGCGCTATTGGATAACGTCTAGCGAAGGCTGAGCCGGTCGTCTTCTTAGCCCTCCGCCAGGGGATAAACGCCGACGTCCTTTTCGGTCGTTTATCGCGGTGTAACGGGGTTGACTTCCTTTTTTGACGGTGACGTCGCTCGCGTCCAATCCGACCCGGCGGACAGCTTCAGCTCATCCGCTCATGCCCCCTCGCTTGCTGACTGCTTAGAACTGATATGACAGGCTAACCGAGACGTTAAGCGGTTCCCCATAGACATAACCGTTCATGTAAGAATAATAAGTGCGGTCAAACAGGTTATCGACGTTCGCCTGCACCGCCATTTGTTTGGTAACTTGATAGCGGGCAAAGAGATTTGCCAGGGGATAACTGCTCTGATAGACGCGCTGAGTGCTGCCATCGGGCGCGGTAAGGTCTTCATACACGCGGTTCTGCCACTTGATACCCCCTCCCATGGTCAGCGCCTGGAGCATTGGCAAGCGATAGCTGGAAAACAATTTGAACTCGGTTTGCGGTTGATCCGGGTTGTAACGCCCCTCCGAATCACGGGCCACATAACGTGTTGCGCCGAATGTCATTTGCAGGTTGTCGGTTAGCGCCCCGTTAAGCTCAAATTCCGCCCCTTTGCTGCGCGCGCCCTTGGTCGCAACATAGGCCTGTTCGCTGCTGTTGTTGACATAAACGCCATTCTCTTCTTCACCGACATTGTTTTGCTCAATGCGGAAAATCGCCATGGTCGCGGTCAGACGACCATCAAGCCACGCAGACTTGAGGCCTGTTTCATAGCTTTTGCCGGTGACCGGCGACAGATAATGACCGCTGCTATCACGATAGGTTTGCGGCTGGAAAATCGAGGTATAACTGGCGTAAGCTGACCAGCTCTCGTTGATGTCATACACCAGGCCCGCATACGGGGTGATGTTGTTTTTTTCCATATTGCCGCTGCTGCCGTCGGAGCTGTATTGTGTGTAACGTGCACCGACAATCAGAGACAGTGGATCCGCCAGCGAAAAGCGTGCGGCGCTGTAGGCCGATTTCTGACGTACCACATCATCGGCATTTTGATACCAGCCCTGCCATGCCGGTTCGGCGATATTGCCGTTCCAGTGATTATTAAACGCGCCAAGATCGTTGGCGGTGATGTCATAGGCGTCTAAATCGGTTACACCATCCTGGCTGTCGGTCACATTGTGTTGACGGCTGTAGGTAACGCCAAGCATCAGTTGATGCTTACGACCGAACAACGCGAAGGGGCCGCTGGCATAGCCGTCCACCGATGTTAGTTCACGCTTACCACGATCCATGCTGCCGTAACCATCCGCACCTTCACCGGTGGTGGCATCGGGATAAGACTGGTATCCGACATAAAGCAGTTTATCACTGAAGGTGTTTTCAGCGTGGGTGCCATTTAGACTCACACGCCAGCCATTATCGAAGTTATGGACCAAATCGGCATACACTTTGCGCGCTGTCGTGTGGTAGTAAGTCCAGTCCGCCGAAGAGTTCAGGCTGCGTTGGTAATGCGTAAGCGAGCCATTGCTGTAAAACACCGGATTACCGCCCCAAGTGGGATCGCGGGTATCTGCGTCTTGATAATCGTAGCCGAGCGACACCGTAGTATCATCGGTGATATCCGCATCAAGCACGCCATAAAGGAATTTGGTATTTTTATGGTAACGATCTAGCCAGCTATCTTGATCCTGATAACCCGCGATAACGCGTCCCCGCACCGATCCCGCTTCATTCAACGGGGCTGAAACGTCTGCGACATAACGCTGTTTATCCCAGCTGCCGTAGCTGGCGCTCAGCGTTCCGGTGAGCGCTTTGCTGTCGGCGTGTTTACGCACCATATTCACTGACGCTGCCGGGCTGCCTGCGCCCGTCAACAGACCGGTGGCGCCACGCACCACCTCGATGCGATCATATATCGCCGTATCCGAAGCGGCGTCCCCGAAATTCCAGGCATCGCCCACCGAGGTAGGAATGCCATCGAATGTGAAATTAGTGAGCTTAAAGCCGCGAGAATAATATTCCGAGCGTTCACTGTCCACCAAATTACTGGTAATGCCGGTGGTGTTATTCAGCACATCGTTAACCGTTTGTAACTGCTGATCCTGCATACGCTGCTGAGTAATGACACTGACGGATTGGGGGATATCGCGCGGCGTCAGAAGAAGTTTTGTGCCGGCTCGGGTGGTCGTCACCTGATAATCTTTGTTCTCTGCGCCACCGTTATCGCCATCGGAGGTGGCATTTACCACTATCACATCATTCTGGCTGTCGCTTTTGGTCGAACTGGACTCGGTCGTCTGCGCCATTGCCTGGTTGAGAAGCGTCTGTACCGCCATGGCCAACAAGGACACCGTAAAGGTTTTGCGGATGCTTGGCACGAGGTTGTTAGCGCGAGTTTCCTTGCGATTCGGGAGCATAGTGTTTTCCGTCGGAAAGATCGAGATGTGTTGTTATCGAGCGTCTTATTCAGCGTGCCGTACCCTGTTGCGGCTCTCGAAAGTAAGAAGCGAAAATTATTAAAGCCAATGATAATCATTTGTATTATTAATTCAAAAAAGGTTTTGCCTAAATATGTAAATATTTGTATTGGTCAGTAAAATCAATTGACTGGCGTGAAAAGGACTAAGAGGGGCCAGGCTTAGCGTGCGGGCACATTAGGGCGATGAGGCGGAAGAGGATTGGTGTCCCAGCATGGTCGTTTTGGCGAGCAGAGGGATATCGACGTTATCCCGCCAAGCGTCCGTAGGTCATTTCATTGTCTTCAGGGGGTAGGGTTACCGTCTATGGTACGCGGATGTGGCGTGATGGAAACCGCCCCCGGCGTTGCCTTGGACCGTCGCATTTTAAATTCCGATTGCGATCGCTATCCTTCTGCATCTACAATTTTCACTCGAATGATTATCATTTGCTTTAGGACACTTATGACGGAAGGTACCCTCAGCGGGGGCAGGAAGGCCACCTTGGCGCGGAATGCCGAATTTTTACCCTCTTGTGGGAAACGAACGACGCGTGCTACCGAATGCAGCCTCAAGAACGACGCGCCAGTAGGGAGAAGGTCTTGATGGCGAGGCGTTCATCGGTTATTGACGCGAACCGGCGCCGTGTGGTTACCGCGTTGCTGCTGATGCCATGGTTACCGGGCGCTTCGGCGCAGACGGATAAGCCGGTTAAACGTATTATTTCCCTGGAATGGCTGCCGCTGGAATTGCTTTTTGCCTTGGGCGTGACGCCATTGGCGGCGGCCGATACCCATGACTATCGACTGTGGGTAAGGGAGCCAGCGTTGCCCGTCGGCGTCATTGATGTTGGCCAGCGTGACGCACCCAATCTGGAATTCATCGCCGAACTGAAACCGGATCTGATTCTGTATTCCCAGGGATATGGCCCGCGCGCGGATCAATTCCATGACATCGCTCCCGCCATGGAGTTCAACTTTACCGACGAGCGCGGTCATCCCTTGCGCACGGTACGTGCCGGCCTGCTGTCGCTGGCTGAACGGCTGGACAGGGCGGCAGCGGCCCGGGAACACCTGGACTTTTTTGATCGACAATTGGCGGACGCCAAGGCGCGCCTTGGCTCCTATCGGCGACAGCCGTTGCTGGTTTTCTCGCTAATAGACGATCGTCATGTCTTCATCCTCGGTGAGACAAGCCTTTTCGGGGACGTCATGCGGCAACTGGCCATCGACAACGCTTGGCAGGGAGAAAATACGTTTTGGGGCACCGCGGTAGTCGGCATCGAATACCTGGCGAAATTGCCACCGCTCCGCGCCATTTGTCTAGATCACGGCGATGAAGCCGCCAGGGCGCGCGTCGCCGCCACGCCTATATGGAAATCCCTCTCCTTCGTACGTGAGAACACATGGCGTAATGTTCCCGCGATATGGTTTTTTGGCGCTACGCTATCCGCCCTTCGATTTTGCCGTATGCTTGAGGATTTAGAAAACCAATGGTAACTTCACGCGAGATACGCGATGGCCTAAGCTAGAACGGCCATTTTAATGACGATGTGGAGAGTTGTTTACCGTCACGTTTTTTGATCTTGATGTTTAATTACATCGATAATAACTGAGCCAATGGGACGTTCATACTCCCCGATCCCGTACAGCTGAGAACGATAGAAATAGTCCAAACTTACATCGCAAACCAGCAGTGACTCGCTCGCGCTGGGCCACCACGGGTTGTTCCATATGTATTCAGCAATCCATTTCTTTCCATCAAATAGGGAGATGCTGCCTTGAGTCCCTGTTGATGCACCGTCGCGACCGCACGAACAAATGTCGTAAATAGTATTAGCATGAATAATCTTACCTTCTAACCTAGAAAGCGGTATTTCAATATCTTTATTGCTTTGTGCATGAAATTTACCCCAATGCAGCGTCACGTTTTTTATTGTCATGTCAAAATTTATTGGCTTAATGCTTATATCAACCCATTGTTTATAGGACATGTGCGATCACCTGTTTTCTTAAGTTGTATCCGTAGGGAATCTACACTCGAACACGTTTGAATGTAGACGCCAATCCAGAAAGTCAGCGAGAAATAAGACCTATGCGTTTCCTTTAATTACCTCTTAGCGTTAATGGATCAGGGGCGTAAAAATAACACCTCAAGTTTGAATTATTATTCACTCAGGATTTTGAGCCAGAAAGTTTCTTAAACGTCACTGCATGGATATATATCGCGCGCGACAAAGGACGCGCCATTATTAACGGGCAGCGGGATCCTGAGCGCGGACGAGCTTAATGTGTGCGCCGATAGGGTATCACGAGCGCCGCCTTTTACAATGCCACACAACCTCATTTATCCTGTGACGTAGAGGCTGCGTCTAGGGCATTGACCGTACACTGACCGGAAGCATTGTTGCATGCCACGGCATTTTGCCGACTGTACCGGCTCGACGAGGCTTCAAGGGACGTTCAGGTTACTTGGCTTCATATTGGCAAGCATAAAGCGGTACGCGTTATCGCCGTAAACCAGCAATATGTAACCTGGTGCGCTAACTACCATCAGCGGTGATAGCAGCCGTCGACATCTCTCCCGCGTCGGCGTTGTCGATGACATTAGAACCCGCCCCGTTGCCCCAACCATTTGTTGCTGTCATCGCACAGGCGATGACCGATTGTGTCATAAGCACGATAAGGGGTAGGTCAGGGTGGGCGTTTAGAGCGTTGGTATCACAACGGAAAGGAATCTGTAAAGATGCGAATTACGAAAGGCATTTACCCATGCATTGATGGATATGGATCACCTGAACACATAGAACCATCTTCACCTCCAGCGATTAACCAGTGCCAAGGCATAACTCCGTATGCCATAAAAATTTCCAATGCATGCTATCGACTCGCACACCTGCACATCGACGGCAACAGCGTGCAGAATAGGTCAGTAAACTGCGCACGATTACTGCGTTTGCAGAATCATAGCGTAATAACCTATGCCAAGAAAATATATAATACACCTTTGGATGACAGGATCGTCGATTCAAAGGGTCTTGAGCAGACAAGTTTTCGCCCTGCGCCATACCGGCGTAAGAAGGTGATAGACCCGGAAAATCCGGGAAAAATGATTTCGCGAACTACTCTACATTTGCGCCAGAAGGTGGTAGACCCGGCAAATGAAGGGAAACTGGTGTCTCGGGGGGCGTTATATAAGCGCAAAAAGGTCGAAGACCCGCATAATCCGGGGAAACTGATTTCTCGCAGTGCCTTATATAAGCGTATTAAGGTGATAGATCCAGAAAACCAGGGGAAAACAATTTCACAAAGTACA
This region includes:
- the fhuE gene encoding ferric-rhodotorulic acid/ferric-coprogen receptor FhuE, whose amino-acid sequence is MLPNRKETRANNLVPSIRKTFTVSLLAMAVQTLLNQAMAQTTESSSTKSDSQNDVIVVNATSDGDNGGAENKDYQVTTTRAGTKLLLTPRDIPQSVSVITQQRMQDQQLQTVNDVLNNTTGITSNLVDSERSEYYSRGFKLTNFTFDGIPTSVGDAWNFGDAASDTAIYDRIEVVRGATGLLTGAGSPAASVNMVRKHADSKALTGTLSASYGSWDKQRYVADVSAPLNEAGSVRGRVIAGYQDQDSWLDRYHKNTKFLYGVLDADITDDTTVSLGYDYQDADTRDPTWGGNPVFYSNGSLTHYQRSLNSSADWTYYHTTARKVYADLVHNFDNGWRVSLNGTHAENTFSDKLLYVGYQSYPDATTGEGADGYGSMDRGKRELTSVDGYASGPFALFGRKHQLMLGVTYSRQHNVTDSQDGVTDLDAYDITANDLGAFNNHWNGNIAEPAWQGWYQNADDVVRQKSAYSAARFSLADPLSLIVGARYTQYSSDGSSGNMEKNNITPYAGLVYDINESWSAYASYTSIFQPQTYRDSSGHYLSPVTGKSYETGLKSAWLDGRLTATMAIFRIEQNNVGEEENGVYVNNSSEQAYVATKGARSKGAEFELNGALTDNLQMTFGATRYVARDSEGRYNPDQPQTEFKLFSSYRLPMLQALTMGGGIKWQNRVYEDLTAPDGSTQRVYQSSYPLANLFARYQVTKQMAVQANVDNLFDRTYYSYMNGYVYGEPLNVSVSLSYQF
- the fhuD gene encoding Fe(3+)-hydroxamate ABC transporter substrate-binding protein FhuD, whose amino-acid sequence is MARRSSVIDANRRRVVTALLLMPWLPGASAQTDKPVKRIISLEWLPLELLFALGVTPLAAADTHDYRLWVREPALPVGVIDVGQRDAPNLEFIAELKPDLILYSQGYGPRADQFHDIAPAMEFNFTDERGHPLRTVRAGLLSLAERLDRAAAAREHLDFFDRQLADAKARLGSYRRQPLLVFSLIDDRHVFILGETSLFGDVMRQLAIDNAWQGENTFWGTAVVGIEYLAKLPPLRAICLDHGDEAARARVAATPIWKSLSFVRENTWRNVPAIWFFGATLSALRFCRMLEDLENQW
- a CDS encoding aegerolysin family protein, whose translation is MSYKQWVDISIKPINFDMTIKNVTLHWGKFHAQSNKDIEIPLSRLEGKIIHANTIYDICSCGRDGASTGTQGSISLFDGKKWIAEYIWNNPWWPSASESLLVCDVSLDYFYRSQLYGIGEYERPIGSVIIDVIKHQDQKT